From the genome of Paracidovorax avenae:
CGCCCGCCAACCTGCTGTGGGCCCTGGTGGGCTGCGCGCTCGGCACGGCCGTGGGCGTGCTGCCCGGCATCGGGCCCGCCGTGGCCGTGGCGATGCTGCTGCCCATCACGGCCAAGGTGGAGGTGACGGCCTCCATGATCTTCTTCGCCGGCATCTACTACGGCGCCATGTACGGTGGATCGACCACCTCCATCCTGCTGAACACGCCCGGTGAAACGGCCAGCATGGTCACCGCGATGGAGGGCAACAAGATGGCCAAGAGCGGGCGCGCGGGCGCGGCCCTGGCCACGGCGGCCATCGGCTCGTTCGTCGCCGGCACCATCGCCACCGTGGTGGTGACGCTGTTCGCGCCCTCCGTCGCCGAGTTCGCGGTCAAGTTGGGGCCGCCCGAATACTTCATGCTGATGGTGCTGGCCTTCACCACGGTGAGCGCGGTGCTCGGCCAGAGCACGGTGCGCGGCCTCACCGCGCTGTTCCTCGGCCTCGCGCTGGGCTGCGTGGGCATGGACCAGATCTCCGGCGCGGCGCGCTACACGCTGGGCCAGCCCGAACTGCTGGACGGCATCGACATCGTGCTGGTGGCCGTGGGCCTGTTCGCGGTGGCCGAGGTGCTGTATGCCGCCATGTACGAGGGCCGGCAGGTGGACACCCGCAACCCCATGGGCCGGGTCCACATGACGGCGCGCGACTGGAAGCGCTCCGTGCCCGCGTGGCTGCGCGGCACGCTGCTGGGCACGCCGTTCGGCTGCATTCCCGCCGGCGGCACCGAGATCCCGACCTTCCTCAGCTATGCGACCGAGAAGAAGCTGGCCAGGGGCGCGGACCGCGAGGAGTTCGGCAGCAAGGGCGCCATCGAAGGCGTGGCCGGCCCCGAAGCCGCCAACAACGCCACCGTCACCGCCGCGCTCATCCCGCTGCTCACGCTGGGCATCCCGACCTCCAACACCACGGCGGTGCTGCTGGGCGCATTCCAGAACTACGGCATCAACCCCGGCCCGCAGCTGTTCACCAGCTCGGCCGCACTGGTCTGGGCGCTGATCGCATCCCTCTACATCGGCAACGTGATGCTGCTGGTGCTCAACCTGCCCATGGTGGGCCTGTGGGTGAAGCTGCTCAAGATCCCGAAGCCGCAGCTCTACGCGGGCATCCTGATCTTCGCCACGGTGGGCGCCTACGGCATGCGCCAGAGCGCGTTCGACCTGTTCCTGCTCTACGGCATCGGCCTGCTGGGCGTGATGATGCGCCGCTTCGACTTCCCCACCGCGCCCGTGGTGGTCGGCATGATCCTCGGGCCGCTGGCCGAGGCGCAGATGCGCAATGCGATCTCGATCGGCGAGGGCAGTTGGTCGGTGTTCGTGACGCGGCCGATGTCGCTCACGCTCATCGTGATCGTCGTGGCCGTGCTGGTGCTGCCCCGCCTGCTGCGCGGCTGGGCCGCCCGGCGGTTGCGTGTGGCAACCCCCTGAGGCGCTTCGCGCCTTCCCCCTTCTCTCACGCTGCGCGTGGGAAGGGAGACGCAGCCAGCGCGGCGGGGCGGCCCTTGCGCGGCGGCCGCTGGCATGGCCTGCTCCGCGGCCTTCCGAGTGGTCGTGCCCGAGGTGGCTTTTGCGCTGCTGGCCCGGCGTTGTCTCGTGAGTTATCAGTTCCCCGCGGTGCGCGCCGCGGACGGCTCCAGCGGGGCGCCTTCGGGCGCCCCGTCGCGCTGGCGGCGGGAGGCCGTGTCCTTCTGCGTGGCGCCCGAACCCTTCTTCAGCCACAGGTAGAGCCCGCTGCCGAGCACGATGATGGTGGCGATGTCGAGCAGCGCCCAGAGGATCTGCATCGGCATGCCGGCATAGTCGCCGAAGTGCAGCGGCTGGGAGATGAGCAGGGCGGTCAGGTACCAGGGCAACTCCGGCGCAGCCGTGACCTGCGCCATGCGCGCGTCCACCAGCACGGGCTGGTAGAGCCGAGACGTGAGCGGTTCGTTGCCGCGCAGGAAGAAGGTGTTGTGGTGCGGGCTGGAGAACGCGGTGCCCGGGAAGGCGATGAACGACAGGCGCATGCCCGGGGCGCGCTCCAGCGCCGCGTCCAGCGATTGCTGCAGCGAGCCGCGTTCGGCCTGCGGGGTGACGGGCTGGCCCGCATAGGGCGCCAGCAGCGACGAAAGCTGGTCGTGCTGCCAGTACTTGATGACCAGGTCGGCCCAGGTATTGATCATGCCGGTGCCGCCCACCACGAAGGCCCACACCAGGGTGACGATGCCCAGCAGGTTGTGCAGGTCCAGCCATTTCACGCGGGTGGAACGCTGCTCGCGCACCGTGCCGAAGTCCAGCTTGCGCATGAAGGGCGCGTACAGCACCACGCCCGAGACGATGGCCACGAGCAGCAGCAGCCCCATGAAGCCCAGGAAGAGCTTGCCCGGCAGCCCCGCGAACAGGTCCACGTGCAGCTTGTACATGACGTACATGAAACCCTGGTCGAAGCGCGGCTGCGCGAGGATGGCGCCGGTGCGGCCGTCCACCGCCACCGAGCGGAAGTCGGTGGTCGGAGCGGGCGTGTGCGTGAGCGTGACGAACCACACGTTGGGGTCGTCCGCGTCCTGCGACGCGAACTGCACGATGCGGTCCGGATGCTGCGCGCGTGCCACCTCCAGCACCCGGTCCAGGCTGACCCGGCGCGTTTCCCCGGGCATCGGCGGTGCCTCGACCTCCGTGCCCAGCAAGTGGCCG
Proteins encoded in this window:
- a CDS encoding tripartite tricarboxylate transporter permease, whose protein sequence is MDIFNALLQGFATAATPANLLWALVGCALGTAVGVLPGIGPAVAVAMLLPITAKVEVTASMIFFAGIYYGAMYGGSTTSILLNTPGETASMVTAMEGNKMAKSGRAGAALATAAIGSFVAGTIATVVVTLFAPSVAEFAVKLGPPEYFMLMVLAFTTVSAVLGQSTVRGLTALFLGLALGCVGMDQISGAARYTLGQPELLDGIDIVLVAVGLFAVAEVLYAAMYEGRQVDTRNPMGRVHMTARDWKRSVPAWLRGTLLGTPFGCIPAGGTEIPTFLSYATEKKLARGADREEFGSKGAIEGVAGPEAANNATVTAALIPLLTLGIPTSNTTAVLLGAFQNYGINPGPQLFTSSAALVWALIASLYIGNVMLLVLNLPMVGLWVKLLKIPKPQLYAGILIFATVGAYGMRQSAFDLFLLYGIGLLGVMMRRFDFPTAPVVVGMILGPLAEAQMRNAISIGEGSWSVFVTRPMSLTLIVIVVAVLVLPRLLRGWAARRLRVATP
- a CDS encoding PepSY-associated TM helix domain-containing protein, with product MTPKALKTWSWLHKWSSLVCTVFMLLLCLTGLPLIFHHEIGHLLGTEVEAPPMPGETRRVSLDRVLEVARAQHPDRIVQFASQDADDPNVWFVTLTHTPAPTTDFRSVAVDGRTGAILAQPRFDQGFMYVMYKLHVDLFAGLPGKLFLGFMGLLLLVAIVSGVVLYAPFMRKLDFGTVREQRSTRVKWLDLHNLLGIVTLVWAFVVGGTGMINTWADLVIKYWQHDQLSSLLAPYAGQPVTPQAERGSLQQSLDAALERAPGMRLSFIAFPGTAFSSPHHNTFFLRGNEPLTSRLYQPVLVDARMAQVTAAPELPWYLTALLISQPLHFGDYAGMPMQILWALLDIATIIVLGSGLYLWLKKGSGATQKDTASRRQRDGAPEGAPLEPSAARTAGN